CAACTGCTCAAGATCATACTAGAAAAGGTAATAGAGGTGACATGGGAGATTTAACTCCAGAACAAGTAGCAACCTTACAGACTAAAAAAATGACTTTAGCCTTAGACCTTAACGAGTCGCAACAAGCGAAAATAAAAACCATTCTTACCGAAGATGCCAAGGCAAGAAAATCAAAAATGGATGCAAGAAAAATAAAAAAGGAAGAAGGTGAAAAAAAATGGTCAGCTGACGAAAAGTACGCAATGCAGAATGAAAGGTTAGATCATCAAATTGCTCGTAAAAAAGAAATGAAATCTATTCTTAACCAAGAACAATTTGAAAAATGGGAAAAGATGGGCAAAAGAATGAATAAGCGTCATCATTTAAAAAAAGAGGGCAATAAAAAAGAAAAACGCTCTAATAGAGATTAAAAATATAAATCTAGACATTTTAAAGACCTGCTTTTAGCGGGTCTTTTTTGCTTTTAAACGTTACCTCTTTTACACCTAGTTACGCACGAAATGAAGACTACTGGTTAAATTGATTCATTCATGGATGAAATTGTATACTTAACCAATAAATTTTTAGCTAAAAACGTTAATAAGGAACTTAGTAAGTTGAAAATTAAGCCTTATGGTACCAAAAAAATTAGGTTATCTATTACTTGCTTTAGTAATAAGCATGTTAACGAGCTGCCAACAAGAATTATACAAGTCTAACAATAAGTATAATATTCCAGAAAAGAGCACAGATGAACCTCTAGTTCAGTTTTTGATAGAGCCTACGAATTATAGTGCCATACTTGAAACAGAAAATTTAGCAAAGGCTTTCGACTATTCAAAAATTGCTCATAAAACTCTTTGGATAAATCAATTCAATGAAAAATTAAATATAGCACCTACAACACGGGTGGTAACTATTCATGAAACGGCTGGCTTAAGTAACACTGCTGTAGATAGTCTCTTAAAATTTGTATCTAAAGGCGGTACTTTATTTATAACTAAAGCAGCAGAGGATGAGCGCATGTCTTTTTTCTTTGGTATGACGCCTAATGCAGATTGGAGTACTAATCTTGAAGCATCGGGATTATATTTTAAAAAACCGATATTTCCAGGCATGCAAAATCAAAGTTTTGATAACAAAACAATTCATTTAGGATTTGATGGTTCAAATTTTTCGAGTAAAGTAAATGTATTAGTTACTGCACATAACAACAAAGATTATCCCGTTTTAATTGAAAACAGAATCGGTAACGGAAAAGTAATTCTATATAACTCCTCTGAAATTTTAAAGAAAGAAAAACGAGGTTTACTTTTTGCCGCAAGCTTATTAGGGCTAGAAGGCATACCATACCCAATTGCTAATATTGGTACCTTATTTCTAGATGATTTTCCCTCACCAGTATATAATGAAAAAGGTGAAACTATTTATTATAAAAACGGTGACAGTAAATCTGAATTTTTAAAGTCCGATTGGTGGCCTAAAATGAAAGAACTTGCTACTGAAGAGAATATTAAATACACCGCGTATGTTACTTTTAATTCTAACAAAAACACGGACGGAAATACAGAATTTAAAGCTTGGGAAAAGAGCAGGTTACTTGAAGGTAAAAACGAAGATGGTACCAATGTTTGGCTAGCGAATGAATTTACTAAAAAGGGCCATGAATTAGGACTGCGCGGTTTTAATGACTTACCGTTATTACAAAGTCTATGGAAAGACACTGACCTAGAACTAGAGGTAATTAAAGCTACTGAAAAAAAGTGGAAAGAAAGCATTTCTAACAACTTGCCAGTATCCTATGCAGCACCTAACAATCAAATAGATAGTTTAGGCTTAGTAGCACTTAAAAAAGGATTTCCCAGCTTAAATTATATGCATTCCTCGTTTTTAGGAGACTTAAACAAAGGTGGCAACCGTGAATTTGACCCAGACCCATTAAATAATAGGTTTTTTAATTACCCACGTTTAAGTAGTGGATATAAAATTTCCAGTACAGAAAAATGGGCGCTGGAATCTACTTACCTATATACAGGTATATGGTCTCATGTATTAAACTCCAAAGATATTATGAGTTATGGCAATACAGCTTCAGCTATTAGTGAATTAAGAAATTACATTGTAGATTATAAGAAAAGGCATCCTTACATGCAATTCTTAACAGCTAAAGCATCTACAGAAGCAACAATGGATTGGCGATACCAAAGTGTTCGTCACTTAAGCTTTGAAGGTCAATACGAAGTTTCTAGCTCCATCAACTCCGATGCAAAAAAGGATTCTTACTGGTTAATGTACGTCGATGCAAAAAATGAAGCAAAACTTAATAAAAAATTAACCGACGATCAAGTTAATTTTGAATCGGTGCCATTGTTAAATGGGTTTCTTTATAATATTAAAACCAAATCACCAAATATAAGCGTACCCGATATAAGACCCGAAATTAGAACTCTAATAGGAACTACGTCATCTTTAATTACAAAGATGAACAAAGACTATGCGGATTTTAATAAACGTAAGGAAACCATGGTTCCACTAAAAGAAAAAATTGACAGACTAGTTGTTGAGGAGAAAACGGAAAAGGCAGCCCAATTAATGGAAGAGCTTTTTGAAGACAATAAATTTATTAATACCCAACAAGTAGTAGCCTACGCCAAAACTATGAAAGAGCGTGGAATGGAAAAGCAATTATGGGAACGGATTAACAAATTATATCTAAAAAACCCTTCAGCATCATACGCAGATTTTTCTAGGCAGGTTTCCTTTGTAAGTACGTATCCATCAATTGAAATTAAAAAACTTTGGATGGAGAGACAAATGGAATGGGAAGAAAAAGATGTGTCATTTTTAAAAGATTATTACCAAAGCTTCAATACATCGGATAATATTGAGAAGATTGACCAAGTTCTTGAAGTATTATATGAAATAGAACCAAATTTAGAAAATCAAAAAACATACTTCAATTTTCTTATAAATTCAAAAAGCGATAAATTATTATTAAAATTAAACGAGCTTACTCCTTGTAGTATTAGTGACGAAGAACTGGCTACTACAATCAGCTTGGCTTATGCTGAAAATCTAAATTTTAATAAGGCATTAGAATGGCAAAAATGTGGGAAAGATATTTCACCGAGTTTAATTAGCGAATGGAATAAAAAATCTAATTCTATTGAAAATGAAAAATTAAGCGATTTCCCTTATTATATAAGATACTTATTGGTAAACAACCGTAACAAGGCAGTTGAAGAAATGCAAAGTATAACATCGTGCAGACCAGATTTAACTGAAATAAGCAGTGAGATAGCCATGCTGTTTTCTGAATATGCGCTATATAAAAAGGCTTTAGATTGGAGCACATGTGCTAATAATATACCAATTAAAAATATCCTTGACTGGAATTTAGAAGCAGATAACATTAGGTATTTAAAACCAATTTATAATAATTATATGGATAAAAACCCTAATGATTATGATACTATGAATCATATGGCTAGAATACTTTTATTGCTTGGTGATGTGGATGGCGCAGGTAAAATAGCAGTAGAAATACCACCAGCTAAATTAGACTCTGATTTTAAGATAGCATTCAATAATGAAGTCAAAATTGAAAATGATCAAACACAATCTCTTTACATTAGTAAGTTCAAGATTCTTATGGATGATGCTATTGTTAGCAAATCTGCCATTGAAACAAGAAAAAAGAAAGGGCATTCTGTAGGGTTTAATTCTTCTGCAATTGCAAATAAATTAGATTTTACACTTTTAAATAACTCGTTCCATTTTGGGTTTTATAATAAAAAATTCAATTTGCATCGTTTTTCAATAGTACAAGGAACTGCATATACTGTTCTAAAAGATACTATTGTTCTTAATGATATTGACAGAGATTTATTGGGTGTTGAATATTTGTATAAAGCAGAATCTAATTTAACAAATCCATTTTGGGTTGGTGCAAGAATAGAATTAGATAATTTCAATAAAACTTTTGTACACTTTAATACTGGTATTAATTTCATTGGAGATAATAATAAAACCACTCTAGCACTAAATGTTGACCCAGTTTCTACTGGCCCGGGATATGAATTAGAAATTTATGACGTAGAATTTAAGGCTAAGCAAGAATTCAAGTACAACGAAAATTTTAAACACATTTTCAAAGCTAAAGGAAATTATTACACGGACAGTCAATACTATGTTGAGGGTGGAACAAGATTAGAATACAAACTAATAAACTTAGATAAGTTTAAGCTCAGCCCATTAGCCGAAGGCGCTTATGCCTTGGGCTCAGAAGATAGAAGAGATGGTTTTCCTTATTGGTTAACTGAAAACAGGCTTTATGGAGGTGGTGGTTTGCAAGTACAGATTGGTAACGAACAATCCGATTTTAATTTAAAAAGTGATTTCTCGATTTTTGCGGAACAAGATGAACCTACTTTTCAACGTTATGAAGGTGTACTTTCTTATAGGATAAAAGACTTTACAACCATTAATTTAAATTATACGTATTTTACTATAGACCAGTTTTTCTCGAATGCTTTTCAGTTAGGTATTCAATATAATTTTAAATAAACTAACATAGTTTTAGACTTAAAAAAAGCCCTAACAATAGGGCTTTTTTTAAGTCTTTACTTTAACGGTAATTACCTGTAATACTATAGGTCTATCTCCTTTACTGCATTTATAGTAGCATCTAAATCTTCATAACTTATAGCATCATTTAAAAAATAACTTTCGAAGGCACTTGGTGGCAAATAAATACCTTTTGCTAACATTCCATGAAAATATTTTTTAAAGGTTTCGTTATTTCCTTTTGCCGAAGATGCAAAATCTACAACAGGCTCATTTGTAAAATGCACCGAGATCATACTACCATATTTATTAATTTGGTGTGCAATACCTTTTTGAGTCAATACTTCTGCTATACCCTTATGTAAATACTCAGTTTTATCAGCTAGGCTTTTAAATACTTCTGGATTATTGTTCAATTCTGTTAACATTGCCAAGCCAGCACTCATAGCTAAAGGATTGCCACTTAATGTACCTGCTTGATATACCGGCCCGTCGGGTGCTAAGTAATCCATAATTTCTGTTCTTGATGCAAAAGCACCTACCGGCAAACCTCCGCCAATAACTTTACCATAAGTAACAATATCTGCTTTAATATTGAGAACTTCTTGTGCACCGCCTTTTGCTAACCGAAAACCGGTCATTACCTCATCAAAAATCAATAAGATTCCTTCTTGAGTACAGATTTCACGTAAGCCATTCATAAAAATATCGGTAGGGATTATACAACCCATATTACCCGCAATAGGTTCTATAATTATTGCCGCTAGTTCTCCCTTGTTAGCTTTTACGAGTTCTTTTACGCCATCTAGATCATTATATTCTGCCAACAATGTATCCTTGGCTGTCCCTTGTGTAACCCCTGGACTATTTGGGCTGCCAAAAGTAACTGCCCCACTTCCCGCTTGAATTAAAAAGGAATCTGAATGACCATGATAACAACCAGCAAATTTTATAATTTTATCTTTCCCTGTATACCCTCTAGCCAAACGAACGGCACTCATACACGCTTCTGTTCCGCTATTTACAAATCTAATCTTATCCATATTCGGTACCATTGAAATAGCCAATTTTGCCAATTCAGTTTCAATTTCAGTTGGCATACCAAATGAGGTACCGTTTTTAGCTTTTTCAACTACGGCATTAATCACCGGGTCATAGGCATGTCCTAAAATTAACGGCCCCCATGATGCTATATAATCAATAAGTTTATTTCCGTCTTCATCATACAAATAAGCACCTTTTGCCTTTTTTACGAATATTGGGTCACCACCAACAGCTTTAAATGCTCTTACCGGAGAATTCACCCCACCTGGTATATATTTTTTAGCCTCTGCAAACAGGGCACTACTTCTTTGATAAATCATTCTCTTAATTGATTTTACTGTCATTAACCTTAATACGCTGCCCTATAGACAAATCTGAACTTCTTAAATTATTTATTTGCATAAGCTCATCAACACTCATATAATATTTTCTTGATAGGGAATATAAGGTATCACCCTTTTCAACCGTATGCGTTCTTTCAGGTACGGTAGCAACAATAGTATTATTTTGAATATCATTAGTTCTATTATGCGTATCGTATTTATGTAAACTATATTTTTCTATTAAATAAATAAGTTTTTGAGGATACTTTGGGTCGGTGGCGTACCCTGCCTTTCGTAAACCTTTTGCCCATCCTTTGTAATCTGTATGCTTTAAACTAAATAGAAATGCATATCTAGACCTTGTCGTTAGAAATATACTATGATCTCTAAAGGAGTACATTGGGTGGTTATATTTTCTAAAACACTCGCCCTTTTCATCATCATCATGAAAATCATAATCACCTTCCCAACCTTTATGACATTTTATACCAAAATGATTGTTGGTTTTCATGGCCAATTCACCTTTACCGTTGCCACTTTCCAATAACCCTTGAGCCAAAGTAATACTTGCTGGTATACCATACCCTAACATCTCTAATTGAGCTGTTTCTGCAAATGTTTCTATATACTCATTTGGAGATTCAATCCTGAAAGCAATGAACTTAGCCGGTTCTGTAGGTAATGTAACTTTACGTTCTTTAGAGGATTTAGTTGAACCGGATTTATTTCTTTCATTAAGCACATTCTTTGTGCGTAACTGATCTGAGTACGCTTTTTTAGATTTACAAGAAGCAAAACTGATTCCTATAATTAAAAACAATAGTATTATCTTATTCATATATCTAACAAAGGTAATTTTTTCTTTTTCAGTACACTATTCATACCAGGTATACCTTGCAACCCACCAGTATGAATCGCTAAAATTTTAGTTCTAGGTGCAAAAGTATTACGCTGAACCATATCGTACAAACCAAATATCATTTTTCCCGTATAAATTGGATCTAAAGGAATGTTTGTTTGTTTTTTAAAATAATTTATAAACTGAACTAGCTCTGAAGTAATTTTTGCATAACCACCAAAATGATAATCTAAAATTAAATTCCATCGAGAGTTATTCGAAAACCCTTCAATTTCTTTCTTTAAAAAATCGCCTTTCAAAGAAGAAAATCCCAATATTTTTTGATGCTCAAATGAAGAATTTATTAATCCAGATACTGTACCTCCAGTGCCAACACTAGAACAAACTATATCAAATTGTTTATCTAAATCCGTTATTATTTCCTCACACCCTTTTATAGCCAAATCATTTGTGCCACCTTCAGGAATAAGATAAAAATCGCCAAATTCCTTTTTTAAATCTTCTAAAAATTCTACTTCTTCTTTTCTTCGGTAATGGCTTCTACTTATGAACTTAAAGCGCATCCCATCATTATTCGCTTTTTGTAAAGTTTCATTTTCCATCAAAAAATTCTGTAATTCCTCGCCACGAATTATTCCTATGGAATGCAAACCATTTTCTTTGGCAGCATATGCAGTTGCAGCAATGTGGTTAGAAAATGCTCCGCCAAAAGTTAAAATAGTTGTGTGTCTATTCTCTTTAGCATCTACTATATTATATTTTAGCTTTCGGTACTTATTACCTGAAATAAACGGGTGCAATAAGTCTTCGCGTTTTAAGACAAGAGTTACTTGTTTTTCTACAAATAAGGGTAATTCTACAAGTTGATTCTTACTTTTCAAACAGGTCGTATTTAACGACAAAGATATTTAATAAAGCTAAAAGATTTCCTTTTCGACAAATAGTCCAAATCATTTTCGTGTAAATAAGCCTCACGCTCAAAACTAAGATTTTGATACGCTTTATAGGTATTTAAATAGTAAATGGCACGTATTGCCCATTCTAATAAGTAGAGAATATAAAATGGGATAATCAATAATTCTTGTTGTTGTCGTAAGTGAATTTTTTCATGATTTATTAGAATACTATCATTTTTTAGACTTCTATTTTTTAAAAATATAAAAGGCCAAAGCGATAACCCCACATAGTTTTTATAGAAGAAATGTCTGAAAACCAATATCATAAATACATTTTGGCAGTTATATAACAAATATAAAGCCAAAAAAACTATATTAAAATATTACTGGTTTTTGTTGCCAACTATACCGTTTAAAAGCTAAAACATTACTTAAAGTCAATATAGTTACTATTTAAAATTAACTCGGCTACGTTATCAACAGAAAGAATTAACTTTATACTCCAATATCTATATATTTAAATGAAAGAGATAATTCCAATAGAGGAAGGTGATTTTTATTGGTCTGAAGATGGATTCCGAGTTTTCACAAAACAATACCATGTAAAACGAGGGTATTGTTGCGAAAGTGGTTGTAGACATTGCCCTTACGGTTATGACCCAAAAACGAATACACAGTAATATTTTATAATAGGTTCGGCATGATTCTTGTGATTAATATTTACAGAAAAAAATACTTTAAACGATATAATGTTATGAAAAAAATAAAATTCCTTAGCCTGCCATTACTGCTTTTAGTATTTATTACTTCGTGCTCTTCTGTAAGAGTTTTGTCTGATTATGATCAGAAAGCAAATTTTAATGAATACACTTCCTATGCCTTTTATAAAACTGGTATCGATAAGGCTCAAATTTCTGATTTAGACAAAAAACGAATTTTAAGAGCTATTGAGACTGAAATGAGTTCAAGAGGATTCGTTAAATCAGAGAATCCAGATTTGCTAGTAAGCATTTTCACTAAAGAGCAAGAACGCGTTGATGTTTATACCAACAATTATGGTTGGGGTGGTGCTTGGGGCTGGGGATACAACCCTTGGGCCTGGGGACCTGGTTTTGGCTGGGGTGGTAGCACCGTTAGCGCAAGCACACAAGGATCGTTATATATTGACTTAATTGATAATAAAACAAATGAACTTGTATGGCAAGGCAAAGGTGAAGGTACACTGCAAAGTACAAGTGATGTTGCTAAAAAAGAGGAACGCATTAAGCAGTTTGTTTCTCAAATACTACAACAATACCCACCAAATGCTATTGCTTCAAAATAATTTGAACACCTGCTTTCAAAAAAGGGTAGTTAATACAGCTGTGTATTAACTACCCTTTTTTATTATAATAATGGAAAAACGGTATCATTTTTTACTTCATTTAGAACAAAAGCACTCTTAACCCCTCCAATTGTTGGTAAAGAGGCAATTTTGAATTTAGCAAAGTTATAGTAGGCATCAAGATTTTTAACCACTACTTTCAATAGAAAATCGAACTCTCCACCTACTACAAAACACTCTGCTACTTCTGGGTATTTTTTGACTTCCTTAAAAAAATCATCCATCATGGCACCCTTTTGTGTCTCTAACGATACAAAACTAAAAACAGTAATACTCTCCTCTATTTTTTCCTTATCTAAAATGGCAACATATTTTTTTATAAATCCTTCTTGCTCTAAACGTTTTATACGTTCATAAACGGGAGTTTTAGTTAATCCCAATTCTTCTGCAATTGTTTTTGCCACGGTTTTAGCATCGTTCTGCAATATTTTTAAAATAGCCCTATCGATATCATCTAATTTTTCTCCCATAACTTTTTCCTGTTTTACTATTCTATTACTTACGTAAAAAGATTATATTCCTATTTAAATACTACAAAATAGTATTTTTCCCCAATCTAAATAAATAACACACCTATTTAGTCTATATTTTTTATATTTAATAGAGATAAAGCACCTAAACTGAATGTTCCCTAGTGGTAATTTGAAGTGATGAATAAAAAGAGAATATTAAAATTCTAGACAAGATGAATAACAATACTGGTTATGAGAGTAATTCTATATTAGATAAGCTCCCCAAACATCTTTTACAGTATATTAAGCCTCAAAATTATGAGGATTACACACCAATTAACCAAGCAGTATGGCGTTATGTAATGCGTAAAAATGTGGATTATTTAAGTAAAGTTGCGCATAAATCTTACTTAGAAGGATTAAAAAAGACCGGAATTTCTATTGACAGCATTCCCAATATGTACGGTATGAACCGTATTCTTAAAGATTTGGGATGGGCTGCTGTAGCTGTTGATGGGTTTATTCCCCCTGCTGCATTTATGGAGTTCCAAGCTTATAATGTGCTTGTTATAGCTTCTGACATTAGACAATTAGAAAACATTGCATATACACCCGCACCAGACATCATTCATGAAGGTGCCGGCCATGCTCCAATTATTGCTAACCCAGAATATGCCGCCTACTTAAGACGTTTTGGAGAAATAGGATGCAAAGCAATTTCAAGTGCTAAGGATTTTGAACTTTATGAGGCCGTACGCCATTTATCTATTATTAAAGAAGCTAAAGGCACTGCTTTAGCCGAAATTGAAAAAGCGGAAAAGCATATAGAATTCCTTCAAGAAAATATGGGCGATCCAAGTGAAATGGCTCTTATTAGAAATCTTCACTGGTGGACTGTTGAGTACGGGCTTATTGGTACAGTAAATGACCCTAAAATATATGGGGCCGGATTATTATCTTCTATTGGAGAAAGCCAATGGTGCATGACAAGCGAGGTTAAAAAACTACCTTATTCTATTGAAGCCGCAAGAACTTCGTTTGATATTACCAAGCCACAACCACAACTTTTCGTTACTCCCGATTTTGCTTTTTTAAGTCAAGTCCTAGAAGATTTTGCCAATACTATGGCATTGAGAAAAGGTGGATTAAGCGGATTACAAAAATTGATAGATTCTAAAGAGTTAGGCTCTATTGAACTTAGTACCGGATTACAAGTTTCTGGTAATTTTGAATCCTTAATTGCACATGATGGTAAACCAATTTATTTTCAAACCAAAGGAAAATCTGCGCTAGCCTATAGAGAGAAAGAATTAGTAGGTCAAGATATTAATCAACATGAAACAGGTTTTGGCTCTCCTATAGGCCGACTTAAAGGCATTAATATCCCTATTGAAGAAATGAGCCCTAGAGACCTTAAGGCCTACAAAATATATGAAGGTGAAATGGTTTCTTTAGAGTTTACAGGAGGCATTAATGTTTCAGGAAAAATAATAACTGGCACTAGAAATCTGCAAGGGCGTATTATTTTAATCACTTTTGAAAACTGCAAAGTAACACACAAAGGCCAGGTGCTTTTTGAATCTAACGACGAGTTGTATAACATGGCCATTGGTGAAGAAATTGTTTCTGCATACCATGGTCCTGCAGATTTAAAAAGCTTTGATTTATTAGACCATACGCTAAGTACTGGAACCATAAATTCAGAAAATAATAGCTTAACCGAACTAGAATCGTATTATAAATTAATACGGGATTTTAGAGATGGAAAAAACACTATTATTTCCAGAACTAAAATCTTTCAAGAAATTATAGAAAAGTACCCAACAGACTGGTTATTACCCATTGAAATTTTTGAATTAGCTATAAAAAGTGGTGACAAGGAACTAGCTAATACTATTCAAAAACATCTTGAAACTATTAAACATGTACAACCCAACTTAGGCCTATTAATAGATGATGGATTAGAATTGGCGAGCGTTACAACTATGGCTTAATGAACTGTAATCCTTCCAAAGATTCTATAGTTTGTTCTTGATAAGTTAAACTCCAACCCATTGAGTTGGTAAGAATATAAAATTTTTGAAGTTCACTTATAAGCCTGTTTTCTGCATTACCACGTAATGCAGAAGCTTCTACTTTTTTCATTAAAGAAGCGCTGACTGTTTTCTTTATTTTGTTGTAATCAGCGGCATCAAACTGGTTAAGATAATCTGCTGTTACATCGTAGTATTCAAAATCAGGATTTAGCTTAATTTCGGCTTCTGGAATGCTTTTAATTTTTACCGTTTTAGTTGCCTCGTGAATTTCAAAATCAATTTTACTTAAATCATAAGCAACGGTTACATCAGCATTTACGACCACCAATGCTTTTTTCTCTGCTCGTAATAACGGGCCAAAAAGCTCTTTTGAATCTTTGTAATTATACACCTCAGCAAAATGACCTTCGGTAACTATTAATTTAGAAACGTTGGCTATTTCTTGCTGTATAAGCATAGAATTTTCTTCTAAAATAGATTTATCTTCTTTGCCATCATTACAAGAACGAATAATAAAAACAGCTGCCAATGTAATAAGTACCCCTGCAACAAATTTCCTCATGCTTCCTTTAAATTAAAATCCATAAACGGATATTTCTTCTTTATATACGCAATTTTACCCCTTAGCGATGTTAAGAATTTTTGATGGGCCTCTCCATCTGGATTAAAAGCGCTATGCTTTAAACTACGTTGTATCTCATCTACCTTCAACATGGTGTCATATATACTATCCTCCATCCACACCTCAACAAATTTCACCCAGATATAATCAATTGCTATTTCATTTGGATGAATCATGTCTTTCCCGTAAAAACGATAATCTCGCAACTCATCCATCATTATTTCATAGCTTGGAAAATAAGAGATTTTATCTTGAATCAACACTTTATGAATACCAGTAATTAAATGCGCTTTACTCAATTGATTTTCAACAAAACCATCTTTTAAATGTCGTACAGGTGACACAGTAAAAATAAATTGAGCAGTAGAATTCACTGAACGAACCATAGCTATTGTTCGTCTTAAACTTTCTGTAACCTTATGCACATCTAGCAATTCTTTGGTGAAATTCGATTGAGGAACTTTATGGCAATTTGCAACAACTTGCATACTATTTGTATTACGATACAACCAAGCCGTACCTAAGGTAATGATTACATGACTTGCCTTTTTCAATTGAGCACCAGTACTATTTACCGCTTCATTTAATGCCGCAAGTAGTTTTTCTTTGGAGGTATTACTTAAACAGGAATGTGCATCAAAACAATGCCATCTTTCATTCATATGAAAAATATCCTCCTCTCTATAAACATCTTGCTGCACAGCTTTTTGAATCAATTTTTCTATGGCTAACGGATGAAATATAATTCCAAAAGGATTCTGTGTATTTTGAAATTTAAAATGATTCAATTTTTCTCCAATATTCTTAGAAAAACATGAACCTAACAACACTAGTTGACTATTATAGTCAATAGTATTTGCTGTCTTTGATAAGGGTATTTGGGTTAATAATTTCATTTTGGCCTAACACTTTCATTCAACTTATGAAAAACTTGATATGGGTAAATTTCATAAATAGCATTATCCTCATTTATGGAATTATTTCCATTTTCAAAGCCCAGCTTCTCCCATTTTACACCTTCTTCAACATTACCCAACTTGGTAATGCTTCGTCCCTTAAAATAAAGAGCATCGGCAAAATTTTCATATACCATTAAAGCCATATCAAAAGATTTCACCGCTTCGTTATAATTACCAAGTTCAAAATCTGCAATACCCAAATAATACCAATCTAAATAA
The genomic region above belongs to Maribacter hydrothermalis and contains:
- a CDS encoding DUF2194 domain-containing protein, with translation MVPKKLGYLLLALVISMLTSCQQELYKSNNKYNIPEKSTDEPLVQFLIEPTNYSAILETENLAKAFDYSKIAHKTLWINQFNEKLNIAPTTRVVTIHETAGLSNTAVDSLLKFVSKGGTLFITKAAEDERMSFFFGMTPNADWSTNLEASGLYFKKPIFPGMQNQSFDNKTIHLGFDGSNFSSKVNVLVTAHNNKDYPVLIENRIGNGKVILYNSSEILKKEKRGLLFAASLLGLEGIPYPIANIGTLFLDDFPSPVYNEKGETIYYKNGDSKSEFLKSDWWPKMKELATEENIKYTAYVTFNSNKNTDGNTEFKAWEKSRLLEGKNEDGTNVWLANEFTKKGHELGLRGFNDLPLLQSLWKDTDLELEVIKATEKKWKESISNNLPVSYAAPNNQIDSLGLVALKKGFPSLNYMHSSFLGDLNKGGNREFDPDPLNNRFFNYPRLSSGYKISSTEKWALESTYLYTGIWSHVLNSKDIMSYGNTASAISELRNYIVDYKKRHPYMQFLTAKASTEATMDWRYQSVRHLSFEGQYEVSSSINSDAKKDSYWLMYVDAKNEAKLNKKLTDDQVNFESVPLLNGFLYNIKTKSPNISVPDIRPEIRTLIGTTSSLITKMNKDYADFNKRKETMVPLKEKIDRLVVEEKTEKAAQLMEELFEDNKFINTQQVVAYAKTMKERGMEKQLWERINKLYLKNPSASYADFSRQVSFVSTYPSIEIKKLWMERQMEWEEKDVSFLKDYYQSFNTSDNIEKIDQVLEVLYEIEPNLENQKTYFNFLINSKSDKLLLKLNELTPCSISDEELATTISLAYAENLNFNKALEWQKCGKDISPSLISEWNKKSNSIENEKLSDFPYYIRYLLVNNRNKAVEEMQSITSCRPDLTEISSEIAMLFSEYALYKKALDWSTCANNIPIKNILDWNLEADNIRYLKPIYNNYMDKNPNDYDTMNHMARILLLLGDVDGAGKIAVEIPPAKLDSDFKIAFNNEVKIENDQTQSLYISKFKILMDDAIVSKSAIETRKKKGHSVGFNSSAIANKLDFTLLNNSFHFGFYNKKFNLHRFSIVQGTAYTVLKDTIVLNDIDRDLLGVEYLYKAESNLTNPFWVGARIELDNFNKTFVHFNTGINFIGDNNKTTLALNVDPVSTGPGYELEIYDVEFKAKQEFKYNENFKHIFKAKGNYYTDSQYYVEGGTRLEYKLINLDKFKLSPLAEGAYALGSEDRRDGFPYWLTENRLYGGGGLQVQIGNEQSDFNLKSDFSIFAEQDEPTFQRYEGVLSYRIKDFTTINLNYTYFTIDQFFSNAFQLGIQYNFK
- the hemL gene encoding glutamate-1-semialdehyde 2,1-aminomutase, producing MIYQRSSALFAEAKKYIPGGVNSPVRAFKAVGGDPIFVKKAKGAYLYDEDGNKLIDYIASWGPLILGHAYDPVINAVVEKAKNGTSFGMPTEIETELAKLAISMVPNMDKIRFVNSGTEACMSAVRLARGYTGKDKIIKFAGCYHGHSDSFLIQAGSGAVTFGSPNSPGVTQGTAKDTLLAEYNDLDGVKELVKANKGELAAIIIEPIAGNMGCIIPTDIFMNGLREICTQEGILLIFDEVMTGFRLAKGGAQEVLNIKADIVTYGKVIGGGLPVGAFASRTEIMDYLAPDGPVYQAGTLSGNPLAMSAGLAMLTELNNNPEVFKSLADKTEYLHKGIAEVLTQKGIAHQINKYGSMISVHFTNEPVVDFASSAKGNNETFKKYFHGMLAKGIYLPPSAFESYFLNDAISYEDLDATINAVKEIDL
- a CDS encoding glucosaminidase domain-containing protein, which encodes MNKIILLFLIIGISFASCKSKKAYSDQLRTKNVLNERNKSGSTKSSKERKVTLPTEPAKFIAFRIESPNEYIETFAETAQLEMLGYGIPASITLAQGLLESGNGKGELAMKTNNHFGIKCHKGWEGDYDFHDDDEKGECFRKYNHPMYSFRDHSIFLTTRSRYAFLFSLKHTDYKGWAKGLRKAGYATDPKYPQKLIYLIEKYSLHKYDTHNRTNDIQNNTIVATVPERTHTVEKGDTLYSLSRKYYMSVDELMQINNLRSSDLSIGQRIKVNDSKIN
- a CDS encoding 1-aminocyclopropane-1-carboxylate deaminase/D-cysteine desulfhydrase, which codes for MKSKNQLVELPLFVEKQVTLVLKREDLLHPFISGNKYRKLKYNIVDAKENRHTTILTFGGAFSNHIAATAYAAKENGLHSIGIIRGEELQNFLMENETLQKANNDGMRFKFISRSHYRRKEEVEFLEDLKKEFGDFYLIPEGGTNDLAIKGCEEIITDLDKQFDIVCSSVGTGGTVSGLINSSFEHQKILGFSSLKGDFLKKEIEGFSNNSRWNLILDYHFGGYAKITSELVQFINYFKKQTNIPLDPIYTGKMIFGLYDMVQRNTFAPRTKILAIHTGGLQGIPGMNSVLKKKKLPLLDI
- a CDS encoding DUF5522 domain-containing protein, producing the protein MKEIIPIEEGDFYWSEDGFRVFTKQYHVKRGYCCESGCRHCPYGYDPKTNTQ